In Necator americanus strain Aroian chromosome IV, whole genome shotgun sequence, the following proteins share a genomic window:
- a CDS encoding hypothetical protein (NECATOR_CHRIV.G14502.T1), with amino-acid sequence MNQRKTAAVRTPAGCATPFEVVTGVRQETVVGPFLFNFAIDDIMRRTVDQCPADIILAPSGRSLTDLEYADDVVIFAESSTKLQHAVKLVSKMAAAYGLRLRPDKCKQMWISARSRIGIRVDGQPNQKTTKCLWSTAISNEVKLRVYLSANRPIMMYGSETWAAPSTVMERVDCTE; translated from the coding sequence atgaatcaacgaaaaactgctgctgttcgaacaccagccggatgtgcaacaccgtttgaggtggtaactggagtaagacaagaaACAGTGGTAGggcccttcctgttcaacttcgctatcgacgacattatgcgaagaacagtagatcagtgtcctgccgatatcattctagcaccatcGGGACGctccttgaccgatctcgagtacgctgacgatgttgttatattcgcggagagcagcacgaaacttcaacatgctGTCAAACTCGTATCGAAgatggctgcagcctatggactacgtcttcgccctgataaatgcaaacagatgtggatctctgcGAGATCTCGAAtaggaatcagggtggacggacaaccaaaccaaaagacaacaaaatgcctgtggtcgaccgcCATCagcaacgaagtcaagcttcGAGTCTACCTGTCCGCAaatcgccccatcatgatgtacggatcggagacttgggcagcaccatctacggtgatggagagggttgactgcacggaatga